One window of Balnearium lithotrophicum genomic DNA carries:
- a CDS encoding adenylate kinase encodes MIRLVFLGPPGAGKGTQAQRIAQEYGIPHISTGDILRNAVKEGTELGKLAKSYMDKGELVPDEVIIGIIRERLSQPDVKEKGFILDGFPRTLPQAEALDELLKELSMPLDRVVYLNVDDEEIVKRLLARGRADDTEEVIRNRLKVYREQTAPLIDYYSEKCILVEIYGVGDIGEITGKIKESVGLEG; translated from the coding sequence ATGATTAGACTTGTCTTCTTAGGACCTCCTGGAGCAGGTAAGGGAACACAGGCTCAAAGAATTGCCCAAGAATACGGTATTCCTCACATATCGACTGGGGATATTCTAAGGAATGCCGTCAAGGAAGGAACAGAACTCGGAAAGCTTGCAAAATCATACATGGATAAGGGAGAGCTTGTTCCCGATGAAGTTATTATCGGAATAATTAGAGAGAGACTGTCACAGCCCGATGTGAAAGAGAAAGGTTTCATCCTTGATGGTTTCCCAAGGACTCTTCCTCAGGCAGAAGCCCTTGATGAACTTCTAAAGGAACTATCAATGCCCCTTGACAGAGTCGTCTACTTAAACGTTGATGACGAAGAAATCGTTAAAAGGCTACTGGCAAGGGGAAGGGCTGACGACACTGAAGAGGTTATAAGAAACAGACTGAAAGTTTACAGAGAACAGACTGCTCCCTTGATTGACTACTACAGCGAAAAGTGCATTTTAGTTGAAATCTACGGTGTAGGTGATATAGGCGAGATAACGGGAAAAATTAAAGAATCTGTTGGATTGGAAGGATAG
- the secY gene encoding preprotein translocase subunit SecY — MNLSKIVGNVTEVPELRKRFLFTLAILAVYRLGAHIPVPGINVSALIEFFQRAQGTVFGMMDVFSGGALRKLTVFALGVMPYISSAIIMQLLTVAIPSIEKLAKEEGEYGRKKISQYTRYGAVLLAFIQALGISIGLQSLTSPSGVPVVPNPGLTFMFVTVTTLTAGSTFLMWLGEKITERGIGNGISLLIFAGIVSRIPNAVITTVTMLKNGDMSLFKVIGVVVIIVGMIAAIVYIQEAERRVPLQYARRTVGRQATGKYTSYLPVKLNPSGVMPIIFAASVLMFPATVVKFIHHPIAQAIYDALQPGSTLYMVVYGALIFFFTYFYTAIIFNPEEIAENLNKAGGFIPGIRAGSDTAKYLDRIVSRLTFAGAVFLTLVAVIPLIITQNMHLPFYFGGTAILIVVGVALDTLRRMEAFALTLSYENFFSRRRRKFRLEAGGTK; from the coding sequence ATGAACCTATCAAAGATAGTCGGAAACGTAACAGAAGTTCCAGAGCTTAGGAAGAGGTTTCTCTTTACGTTAGCCATCCTGGCCGTTTACCGGCTGGGGGCTCATATTCCTGTTCCCGGGATAAACGTAAGTGCTCTAATAGAGTTCTTCCAGAGGGCTCAGGGAACGGTATTTGGAATGATGGACGTCTTTTCTGGTGGAGCCCTCAGAAAGCTTACAGTCTTTGCCTTAGGTGTAATGCCCTACATCAGCTCTGCAATAATAATGCAGCTCTTAACCGTTGCAATTCCATCGATTGAAAAGCTTGCAAAGGAAGAGGGTGAATACGGAAGGAAAAAGATAAGCCAGTACACAAGATACGGAGCCGTTCTTCTTGCATTCATTCAGGCCTTAGGAATATCGATAGGTCTGCAGAGCTTAACAAGCCCATCTGGCGTTCCTGTCGTTCCAAATCCCGGTTTAACGTTCATGTTCGTTACAGTTACGACCCTTACTGCAGGTTCAACCTTTTTAATGTGGCTGGGAGAAAAGATTACAGAGAGGGGAATAGGTAACGGAATATCCCTTCTAATTTTTGCAGGTATCGTTTCAAGAATTCCAAACGCAGTCATTACAACTGTAACAATGCTCAAAAACGGTGATATGTCTCTCTTTAAGGTCATCGGCGTTGTTGTAATAATTGTTGGAATGATTGCTGCAATCGTTTACATTCAGGAGGCAGAGAGGAGAGTTCCCCTTCAGTACGCAAGGAGAACCGTCGGAAGGCAGGCCACAGGAAAGTACACAAGCTACCTTCCTGTAAAGCTGAACCCGTCTGGGGTTATGCCTATTATCTTTGCTGCTTCCGTTTTAATGTTCCCTGCCACAGTTGTTAAGTTTATCCACCACCCTATAGCTCAGGCAATCTACGATGCCCTTCAGCCGGGCAGTACTCTGTACATGGTGGTTTATGGAGCTCTCATCTTCTTCTTTACATACTTCTACACTGCGATAATATTCAACCCCGAGGAGATAGCTGAGAACCTCAACAAGGCAGGTGGATTTATTCCCGGCATCAGAGCAGGTTCTGACACTGCAAAGTACCTTGACAGAATTGTTTCAAGGTTAACGTTTGCGGGAGCAGTATTTTTAACCTTAGTTGCAGTTATTCCACTCATCATTACCCAGAATATGCACCTTCCATTCTACTTCGGTGGAACGGCCATTCTAATTGTTGTCGGTGTTGCATTAGATACCTTGAGGAGAATGGAGGCATTTGCCCTCACTCTCTCCTATGAAAACTTTTTCAGCAGGAGACGCAGGAAATTCCGCCTTGAGGCTGGAGGTACAAAATGA
- the map gene encoding type I methionyl aminopeptidase produces the protein MRRTKHGIILKTPDEIAKLRKAAATTMEILLKVAEQVAPGISALEIDKMARSFCKDYGVKPAFLGYGGFPGAICVSVNEEVVHGLPTKDKVFKEGDIVSLDFGAIVDGWIGDVAVTVPVGKVSPEAQRLIDVTRESLYRGIEAAKVGGKLIDISRAIQKYVESHGFNVTRGYAGHGIGRSLHEEPQITNYVYKGYPNITLEPGMTFAVEPMVNQGTGQVKVKRDRWTVVTKDGKLSAHFEHDIALTEEGTIIMSAI, from the coding sequence TTGAGAAGGACAAAACACGGAATAATCCTTAAAACACCTGATGAGATAGCTAAATTAAGGAAGGCTGCTGCAACGACTATGGAGATTCTCCTTAAGGTTGCAGAACAGGTTGCTCCCGGCATCTCTGCCCTTGAGATAGATAAAATGGCAAGGAGCTTCTGTAAGGATTACGGAGTTAAGCCGGCATTTTTGGGTTACGGTGGATTTCCGGGAGCAATCTGCGTTTCTGTAAACGAGGAGGTTGTCCACGGCCTTCCCACAAAGGACAAGGTCTTCAAGGAAGGGGATATCGTTTCCCTGGACTTTGGAGCCATTGTTGACGGCTGGATAGGGGATGTTGCAGTTACAGTTCCCGTCGGGAAGGTTTCACCGGAAGCTCAAAGGTTAATAGATGTAACGAGAGAATCCCTGTACAGGGGAATTGAGGCTGCAAAGGTTGGAGGAAAACTCATAGATATCTCAAGGGCTATCCAAAAGTACGTAGAGTCCCACGGCTTCAATGTAACCAGGGGATATGCAGGTCACGGTATAGGCCGCTCCCTCCACGAGGAACCTCAGATAACAAACTACGTTTACAAGGGATATCCCAACATAACTTTAGAGCCCGGAATGACATTTGCAGTTGAGCCAATGGTTAACCAGGGAACGGGTCAGGTAAAGGTTAAAAGGGATAGATGGACAGTAGTTACAAAGGATGGTAAACTTTCGGCTCACTTCGAGCACGATATTGCCCTTACAGAAGAGGGGACTATAATTATGTCCGCAATTTAA
- the infA gene encoding translation initiation factor IF-1: MAKEKGIQVEGKVIEALPNAYFKVELENGHQVLAHASGKMRVHFIRILPGDRVVVELSPYDLTRGRIIYRKG, encoded by the coding sequence ATGGCTAAAGAGAAGGGAATTCAGGTGGAAGGGAAAGTCATAGAGGCTCTTCCAAATGCTTACTTTAAGGTGGAGTTGGAAAATGGGCATCAGGTTCTTGCCCATGCATCGGGAAAGATGAGGGTGCACTTCATAAGAATTCTGCCAGGCGACCGTGTGGTCGTTGAGCTTTCCCCTTACGATTTAACAAGGGGGAGAATTATCTACAGAAAAGGATAA
- the rpmJ gene encoding 50S ribosomal protein L36, translating into MKVRPSVKKICPKCKIIKRKGVVRVICENPKHKQRQGK; encoded by the coding sequence ATGAAGGTAAGACCGTCTGTAAAGAAAATCTGCCCTAAGTGCAAGATTATTAAGAGAAAGGGCGTAGTAAGGGTCATCTGTGAAAACCCAAAACACAAACAGAGACAAGGTAAGTAA